The stretch of DNA CGACGCCAAGCCGGGTTGGGTCTTCGGGAAGGTCGTACCCTTGCTTGTGTAGGTCGGCTGTCCAGAGGAGGCGGGGCGTGGCGCGGGAGTCCGGTCGCGCGTCGCTCGGCGAGCAGGCGAGCGCGGGGAGGGCGGACAGGACAAGGGCAAGGACGCGAGGGAGTGAATACCGTCTCAATCTTGCCTCGGTTGCGTGGTACGTGCGGGCGGGGCGCTCTGGAGTTCGTAGTCGATCCACTCGTCCTCGGAGCGAAGCCCGATCAAGACGCCGGCCGGCTCGCCGTGTCGCGTGATGACGACGTCCTCTCTTTCCGTCATTCGAAGGAACTTGGACAGGTCGTCCTTGACCCTGGAGAGCGCCACCTTCTTCATCGCGGATACATCATAGAATTTTCGAACCGCTCCGATGCTGCGAACGATGGAGATTCCTGGGACTGTGTTCAAACCTCTGCGCCGGGTTGTTCTCGTTGAGCCAGCGCGATGAGTGACCATATCTATCAATGGACGTGGCAAAGCTGGTACCTGGTAATGGTGTCGGTACTTGCTATTCAGTATGCCTTATTCCGCCGGCGTCCTCAGGGCGATCCGAACTCGACCTGGGCTGTTGCGGAGCGACAGTTTCGGGGCGCGGCGCTTGTGGGTGGACTCGTCGGACTGATCGCGGTATTACGGACTTGGCTCTCAAAGCGGTGAGCCGGGATGGACACTTCGGTACCGTGAGATGTCTGCAAC from Acidobacteriota bacterium encodes:
- a CDS encoding type II toxin-antitoxin system Phd/YefM family antitoxin, which codes for MKKVALSRVKDDLSKFLRMTEREDVVITRHGEPAGVLIGLRSEDEWIDYELQSAPPARTTQPRQD